In one Liolophura sinensis isolate JHLJ2023 chromosome 11, CUHK_Ljap_v2, whole genome shotgun sequence genomic region, the following are encoded:
- the LOC135478001 gene encoding uncharacterized protein LOC135478001, with product MCNFKPAVVVVIATVVTWTHCQPTVIDFDYCADSATLRQMARTVDILAKQTKTLSLAVRKLEETKGGQLSKVTDTAGKLREDFAAWKSDLVDNIGKMSTNLEFNIRRQVNSLESNVGLKLEAVKHEVRVSLLNQSDGISQLFGVIQNTTTREEFNLTSTIERITSVINSTMLRPLSSLLTSKMSPIEQTYAATHRLESQMKQNIVSFEEICERKIDSVNDQLKQASVDTVHDLVTRLNERKSAVPSAITMTQNYSVVDDIIHVLDLYKTDLKTEIEQTARNISTVLRQEILRQLHENKAGIESLLADLDVTGRLESIKQLITTNELCPAKTVIESIRGATFVQEGSLRLVNGTQPTAGRVEVMYKGKWGTICDDAFGTEEAIVVCRQMGYCGGATKAKLTFGQAANDVSIHLDDVVCNGREVSIMQCRSAGLGTHNCNHDEDVGIVCSRCG from the exons ATGTGTAACTTCAAACCTGCCGTCGTTGTGGTCATTGCCACAGTGGTCACGTGGACCCACTGTCAACCAACAGTGATAGACTTTGACTACTGTGCAGATAGCGCCACTTTGCGGCAAATGGCACGCACCGTCGATATCTTAGCGAAACAGACTAAAACTTTGTCCCTGGCAGTGAGGAAACTGGAGGAAACTAAGGGAGGCCAGTTATCTAAGGTCACGGACACGGCTGGGAAGCTAAGAGAGGATTTTGCAGCGTGGAAGTCTGATCTCGTTGACAATATTGGCAAAATGTCGACCAATCTGGAATTTAATATTCGAAGACAAGTGAACAGTCTGGAGTCGAACGTCGGCCTAAAATTGGAGGCGGTGAAACATGAAGTACGTGTATCTTTACTCAACCAGTCGGACGGGATTTCCCAGTTGTTTGGTGTGATTCAGAATACGACTACAAGAGAGGAGTTTAACCTAACATCCACGATAGAAAGAATTACTTCCGTGATCAACAGCACAATGCTCAGACCACTCAGCTCGTTACTGACGTCTAAAATGTCGCCTATTGAGCAGACCTATGCCGCCACTCACAGGCTAGAGTCACAAATGAAGCAAAATATCGTGTCATTCGAAGAGATATGTGAACGAAAGATCGACAGTGTAAATGATCAACTTAAACAAGCGTCGGTTGATACGGTGCATGATTTAGTAACCCGGCTGAACGAGCGGAAGTCCGCGGTTCCCAGTGCCATCACGATGACGCAGAATTATTCCGTCGTTGATGACATCATTCATGTTCTAGACCTGTACAAAACCGATCTTAAAACCGAGATTGAACAGACTGCACGAAATATATCCACAGTTCTTCGCCAGGAAATTCTACGTCAACTTCATGAAAATAAAGCTGGCATCGAATCACTACTGGCTGACTTAGACGTAACGGGACGATTAGAGTCCATCAAACAACTTATAACAACAAATGAGCTGTGTCCAGCCAAGACTGTGATTGAGAGTATCCGAGGCGCCACATTTGTACAAGAGG gcTCCCTTCGTTTGGTAAATGGTACCCAGCCGACGGCAGGTCGAGTGGAGGTGATGTACAAGGGCAAATGGGGAACGATCTGTGACGACGCATTTGGAACAGAAGAAGCGATCGTCGTCTGTAGACAGATGGGATACTGTGGCGGTGCCACCAAGGCGAAGCTCACGTTTGGGCAGGCGGCCAACGACGTATCCATCCATCTGGATGACGTCGTGTGCAACGGTCGAGAAGTGAGCATCATGCAATGTAGATCCGCTGGCTTGGGCACTCATAACTGTAACCACGACGAAGATGTTGGCATCGTGTGCTCACGATGTGGATGA